TTGACAATGTAGGTACCGTTTTTGCTTATGGTGTGACAAGTAGTGGAAAGACACACACTATGCATGTAAGTTCCGCTTTCTTTTCTTGGGATTATGCTACTGAAAGTTAaagaatattgaaaaatcatgtTCGCTTGTTTTTTCAGTAAAGCTCTGTTTGTGAGTTGTGCAGAAAAGGTTATAATGACCAATGTTTACACTCTGTCTCTTTGATCCCACACTAGGAGACTAGATTTAAGGTTGCCTTCCATGGCCCTGAAAATATTAATGTCTAATGATTAATGAGAAACTGCGTATATGGAAGTTATTATACCATAATGATAGGGGTTGTTTTCAATGTGAATGCTTTATCtgttttttttctccattacaagGATTTTTTGAAGTTGAAATTTGATGGCCATGTGCTCATTTTGCTTGGATTTGCAGTAATCCAACATCTAAACAGACCTAGCACCCATCTAAGATTGATCTAGTTGTTGTTCACAATAAAGGAGTTACATACTTGGAAACCCTTGTATTTGCTTGTAGATTGTTAGTGGGGGGACGCAAGAGTGGTCATGAAAACCTGATAACAAATGGGCACGTTGTTTGTGCTTTCTAATCTTTATCAACCCTTTACAAAACTATCTTCGTTTAACTCCAGTAAAAATCCTGCACCAGCACTTATATCCCCTCTTCCCCTTTAGATTCAATGCACATTAATACATAATGTAAAAGAACTTTGTTAAAGGCTGAAGGACAGAAATTTAGCATAGATGTATATCTGGTAAACTAAAATGACAAGCCAAACCTCAAAAGCCATCTAAACGATGGAGCCTAAGCTTCATCATGGAGTGTTCCACTCCCTCAGAAGCTCTTCATGTCTCAAGTCACAAGAACCACATAAAACTTAAAGGATGTCTTCTCCAAACagctttatttttacatttctaCCATATAGTAACCCAAAAACAAGACCTGGGCCTGACATACCCAATTGACTCCAAATCCCCAAAAGCTTGACTTGGATTCTTTTCTGCATTCTTACAAATATATAAAGAGATGCACTCTCAGGCATGATTCCATTGATCATCAAATTATCCAGAGTCATTTGGATCTATTTATTTGAGCAAGTCAAGACATCACTGGTAGCACCTAAGTATCAGTATCTAATTTAACTAAGCTATAATGATTTAATGAAGCCATAAACGATTAAAGATTTTTAAGGTGCAGCTGGGTAAGTCCTAGGTTTGGTTTGTGATTAGCCGAAATGTAGATGAACAACTGTTCATGCACTGACATATAGCTATGTTTAACTTGTTTACTTTGGAACATTGTATGTGTCGTATGTCCCTAATACCATTCTATCTGGCAAGGTCACATTAGATTCTGCCAGAATATGATCTTTTGAACTTAGTTTGTTCATCCATAATTTTCATCATATGTTTGTGTTGTACCTTACTTTTGTTCTTTATGAAGTTTTTTGCCATACTTCATATTGTTTGTTTGGGTTCCCTTACTGTTGTGTTTACTCATTTCTAATCTACACAGGGTGATCAAAATGCTCCAGGTGTCATACCGTTGGCGATAAAGGATGTCTTCAGTATTATTCAAGATGTAAGAGCTCCTAAGAGTTTTGTAGTTCTGAAGTATGACTGTTAAAtcttagttttcctttattccTCCCCCTTCCTTCAGTTTAACATTACACTAGGATATTTCTTGCCATTTTTTTCTTGTACATTCTCAGaaagtaaatttatttttgtacagCCACTACTCCATTCCCTCCCTTCATTCCCACACTGGTTTCTTAGTATTACCTTGGGAGTTACATATATGTTGCATCTATTTTAATAGTTTGATTTTAAACATACTAGTCCAGATGTGATTTGTTTTCTTCAGCAATGTTATTGTGATAATTTACTTCTAAGTGCTTTTATTGCATATCCTGTCTGTCTTTCAGCATCAAGGTGTCtatttgttttctgtttctGTTGATACAAACACTAGAGACAGACTTGAGTTTCCTGTTTGGTGGCTAATTCATAGCTGCATTCATTTTTCAGACCCCAGGAAGGGAATTTTTACTGCGTGTCTCATACCTAGAGATCTACAACGAGGTCAGTGGAGCTATATGTATTGGCAGTCACATTTTAGGGCTTGAGATTATATGGTAGCTCAGTTTTTCCTGGGTATAATGTACCTGTCATTCCTCTGTGTTTTGAAGATATTTCCTAATAATTTAAAGGGACTTTTGCATCTAGGTCCAAAAACATAGGTAGTTTTTGGGACTGAGTCCAGTTATccaattaaatattttgatatcaattttgcccctttagataaaaatatttaaattctttaaattttttaatcatttattcagtttttaaattttgaatatttaaatactcAAACTAAAATATTGTCTAGTAACTACTTACTatttatgaagaaaacaaaaccaatataatctagtaactacctattgtataggaagaaaGATGCTTTATACCTACAAAGCAGATATAATCTACCTGCAAAACAAGAATAAACTACCTAttgaattggaagaaaaatgctgGGAACCTACATGGTGGAACAtagaaatataaatatgatataatatacctCCATTAAAGGAACGAATTTGgagggaaaaacaaaaaaatataaccCATGAAAAGAAGAGACAAAAAAAGGAGGATTGATTCCATGATCTAACAGAGGGAATtgtttggaagaaggaaaaaaaggagggatgAAACGGATTGGGGTTGAGGTGATTATATGGCTATAActaatcctacaattaaggGATTAGTTAAACCACAAATAATCCCATATTTAAgaaattttgtgtatttactacAATTCGTAAGCCTAAGGGGTAAATATGGTACAATCCACAAATAAGCATACGTGAAATCTTaattattggacctatttcaatgaAGTGGACTAATCCTATTAATGGTTCACAAAATTGGATCTATATCAAGTTATTCCTAATTTAAACTCTGGGATTTCTTCCAACCATCATTtatttgtatattttcatcTTCATGATCTAAGTTTTTACTTGACAGATGTTTCTTGATATCCTTTTTAGTTTTTTCCTGAGtgaaagttttttcttttatgttcaatattcttatttgtattgatttaagGTGCTATTTCTGCATCTGGTATCAGGTGATAAATGACTTGCTTGATCCAACAGGTCAAAATTTGCGTGTTAGAGAAGATTCCCAGGTTTGTAACTCATCTTTTAATGGCTTCCTGATTTAACTGTatctattttgttttatttttagggCCTCTGAAAGATTCCCACTTATATTGTTTTAGGGGAATAATAAATGTATATTTTTATCTTGTATTCATAAGCACATTTAGTTTTTGCTGGCCTTATCATTTTTCTCTGTTTGTATCCTTGAATTTTCAGGGTACTTATGTTGAGGGTATAAAAGAAGAAGTCGTTTTGTCTCCTGGGCATGCACTTTCTTTCATTGCTGCTGGAGAAGGTACTTGCAGGGATGACATATTTGGCTTTTCTGTTTCTCCCAGTTTTATTAGGTTAAAAATGATTTATTGACTGCATTTTGAACCGATGCATGGGAATGGCAGAGCATCGTCATGTTGGATCAAACAATTTTAATCTGTTCAGCAGTCGAAGTCACACCATATTTACACTGGTAAACCTTCTTCATAACATACTTCCCTGATAAGTTTTTATATACTCAATCTGTATTTAATGTTTTATCTTTAAATAATGTTGAGGAACCAAATTCTGAACACATTGAGACATGCATCAATTAAACATAGCAACagttttaagtcaattttaAAATGCAGAGTTTTGTTGTTACTTGTTGGAGCCTTGGATATTCCTTATGGAACGTAGCACAAATTTTTTCGAGTTCATTTGTCAATACAATATTTGCCTGGGGAGGTACAAGGCTTTCAGataaatttgtaaatattttgactGTTGTATTTGTTATTTCCTACTTTTCTCTGTAAAAATTTCTTCGTATCAgtatttttctgtttctttataTAAGCACATGACATTGTGACTTTTGTGAAACATTTGTGCTAATCATATTTAATTCACCGGATGCATTTGCAGATGATAGAAAGCAGTGCCCATGGTGATGAGTATGACGGAGTGATCTTCTCTCAACTTGTATGATTCAAACGGATTGTCATCCCAAATATTAGATTTTTAGTTTCATACATGTTTTTaatcttattatttgtttgtttgttttctttagaATTTAATTGATCTAGCTGGATCTGAGAGCTCGAAAACCGAAACAACTGGACTAAGAAGAAAGGAAGGATCATACATAAACAAGAGTCTTCTAACTCTTGGGACTGTAAGTGCCTTACAATTTGATTAACATTAACTGCATAATTTGTGTTATCTATGGTCCTAAGGCTAAGTAAAGCCTTAATGCACACCATTCTAGCCACATGAAAGAATGTATATAGTGACAATTTTTTCTGCAACATGATGCTGATGCACTTTTCATTTTAGTTGAGGAACTTCATGAATGATCAAGTTTTACTGTTTAGAAAACAAAGTGGCCACCATTTTTATAAATCATGATCAGGTTTCTAATGAACAGAAAAGCAATATGATATTTAATTCATAACTTGATGTTATGGTTGCAATGAAGGTAATCGGAAAGCTGAGTGAGGGAAAGGCATCCCATGTGCCATATCGAGATTCTAAGCTTACCCGTCTTTTACAATCTTCGTTAAGCGGGCATGGACATGTTTCAGTGAGTTCCAATACTACAACTGTTAGCCCATGTGCTTTGAAATTTGctttttgaatcaattattctGAAAAAATTATGCAGTTAAAAGTTACAACTATCATAACTTTGcttttcatatttatttatttattttgcttttttttcctTGCCCATGTTTCCCAGCTTATTTGCACGGTGACTCCTGCATCAAGTAGCATGGAGGAAACTCATAATACATTGAAATTTGCAAGCAGGGCAAAGCGAGTAGAAATCTATGCATCGCGTAATAAGGTGTGCAAAGACTCATAGCATGAATACAGTTTTAAGTCAATACTCAACATTAAACACTTAAGACTCACTATTCTGCCCTTTGGCTTTTCTTTGAAATTATTTCTAGCAGATTATTGATGAAAAGTCATTGATTAAGAAGTATCAAAGAGAGATTTCGGTCCTGAAAACAGAACTTGATCAACTAAGGCAGGGGATGCTTGTTGGCATCAGTCATGAGGAGATTGTCAGCTTAAAGCAAAAGGTTTTGTTCCTAAACTGAAATAAGTTCTTTTGGCTTAGTAATGAGTTTATATTAAGACTTACTTATGATTGTTTtggtttggaaatagttggaagAAGGTCAATTTAAGATGCAATCAAGattggaggaagaagaggaagtgaAGGCTGCTCTTATGAGTAGAATCCAGAGGCTGAcgaagctcatccttgtttcTTCGAAAAATACCATCCCTGGATTGAGTGATATTCCCAGCCACCAACGCGGTTTTTCTGTTGGTGAGGATGAAGTGAGTTCCTTACTCATTTAAGCTGTATATGGTCTGTActgttttcttctcctttttttgaCGTTAGTTGTTTGAGCTTGAATGTTGATTATATTTATGCCAAATGTGACAAGTCAGTACAAGGAGAAACTGTGTTGAAAGTTTgagaatttatttttgttttgcaagttatGCAGACAAGGATGTTTGTTTCATATTACTGTTTGGTTGCTTAGCTTtagcaaagaaaaaaaggatttaTTTCTGATCACTTAACTTCTAatgttaattttatgtttttctttcctttctagTTAATATTCTCTTAAAAAGGTTTATAGTGTCGTCAAACTTGATCTTTCCTACTTGTTTTCTGGAGTGGAAAGCATCGTACAATGTTTACTTTTTGTGTGGCTTTTGTATGGCAGAAAATGGAAGTAATGCGAGATGGACCCTTGCTTCTAGAAGGTGAGAACCAAAAGGAGTCACCGTCTTCCGCATCTGCTGTTCCATCAGATATGGCTTATGATTTTAGACACAAGAGATCTTTGAGCAGGTGGAATGAAGAGCTCCCACCAGCTGGCAGTACAATTACAGATTCAACTCAAGCGGGTGAACTTATCAGTGGTTCAGGAGTTCCAATGGTAACtacttttcatatatttttgttcTGTTTCCATTTCAGCATATAAAGCTTGGATGCATTTGTCGAATTATCACAAATACAGTTGATTTCTATTTTAAGTCTTGGtaataataatttgaaatatatatgAGGAAGCACTTTAGTCTTTTGGCTAAGTTAATTTTGCGAAACATTTCTGAGGCCAACGGTCTGAGGAAGAGGGAATTGGAACTTGCTTGTTTCTTTCCCACATGTTCGCGCTTGCGTgtaacaaacatatatatatgggcTTATGCACGCTTATACAAGCATATACACTTGTAGGAAATTGCAAATAAGATACATGAGGATTTATCTTGTCTAGTTTTCAGAGTTCTTACCATTCTTCCTTCAAATACTTTTCCTGTTCAGAACTCTTATTCAATGATCAAATCAGGATATGCCATAAAGTTTCTTGTATGTACTATTTGATTTTGCCACATACCACATAATAACTATTATTTCTTATTAACAGACTTATGGTAAGTAATAATTGCCCTTGGGCAAGTTCTATATATAATTTACTTAGACACTTCAGTATGAATTCGTTTGTTGGCTCCaatattcatttattttaaaggaTTTATTATTCAATATTATGATGTAATTATGATTGCTTATTTTAATATACTTTAGGGAGGGATGACAATGTCAGATCACATGGACCTGCTGGTTGAGCAAGTTAAGATGCTTGCTGGAGAGATTGCACTGGGTACCAGCTCCTTGAAACGATTGGTGGAGCAGTCTGTAGATGACCCTGAAAGCTCCAAAACTCAAGTATATATTCTATTCTTATCAATCCTATTCTGCATACTTGGAAGTCCTAATTATTGTCTCTGGAATGTTGTGAAAGCTTggttagcaaaaaaaaaaaaaaagacagtgGCTTGCACTTGTTAGTTGAATGTTGGTAGGGCCTATTTAACACAATATTAATTGACAGTTGGAACTAATTGAATATATCTGCGGAGTTTGTCATTTGGATCCATCTTACTGTGGTATTCTGGCTAGTGGCTATAAATGAGGTCATGTTCATTTGAATCTGATCAGTTTTTACAAGCAATAATGTAAAATTTACGGGCCTGTCTAGTTCATGATCTCCATTTAACACTCAACATCCTAAGTAGTTTAACAGTTTACAGCTTCATTTGagcagcagctgaagtatgttTATTTTACTTAAAATGATTGTGATTAAAAATCCATGCTTACAGATTGAGAACTTGGAATGTGATATCCATGAAAAGAGAAGGCAAATGAGGGTTTTGGAACAGTGCATTAATGAAAGTGGTGAGGCTTCAATTGCTAATGCATCTATGGTTGAGATGCAGCAGGTAGTTTTGCATTCTCATCATCTTAGTTATTATTATTCATAAGTAGTACTCCAATTTTGTTTTACTATTGTCAAAAAATTgctgaaattttgttttaatctgCAACAGACAGTTAAGAGACTGACAACCCAGTGCAATGAGAAGGGATTTGAGTTGGAAGTGAGTGCATGCTTTATATCAGTTTTTGATGTACACAAAATGggcaatgtttaattttaaatttttcctATTGCTTTAGCTGTTATCTGTGTTTGGGGATATAACCCTTGCTCATTACATTCTAATTGCCGTGGAACTCATCTTTAAAGTGTACCTTTCATGCAGATAAAATCAGCAGACAATCGTATTCTCCAGGAGCAATTGCAAAATAAGGCTAGAATGCCTTCCTTAGTTCCTTTTGAGCATTATCTTTTGTTAACTTTTTCTTCCATTCAGCTGatcattttatgttttacttGTATCAGTGCAGGCTTTTAAATCCTTAAGTATATTGCTGAGCTTTCTGTGTATTTGCAGTGTGCAGAGAACATGGAATTGCAAGAAAAAGTGGATCAGTTAGAGCAGCGTTTGGCTTCGGTATCTGGTGAAAGATCATCACTGTCTTCCGAGCAGTGTGTATCTGAAGAGTATGTTGAGGAGTTGCAAAAGAAAATTCAGTCTCAGGTGGTTACTGAAACTTTCTGGCTCATCAATCTATAGAGCTTAATGGATTAATAAATGCTAGCTACCACCTTTAGTTCAAGTATATTTACATACTATTGACTAGCACCCTCtcttttgttttagtttattGTTCTTGGTTCATGTGTACTTTATGTAGAAGTTATAGTTTCTCTGTCATCATTACTTGGCAGttgaacttatatttatttattatttagaatGGTGAAATCCATAGGTTTGTTTAGTTATATTTTCTTTGTACTTTCACGTGAATTGGTTAATATTAGGAGTTCTCTTTCTTGTGTGCTTGAatatattgttgtggcaatgtaAGATGTTGAAGAGACGTTGCTTCAACTTTCATGCTATACATCTAACTAATTGATGCTTTTGTTCCTTCTCATAGGGGATTGAGAATGAAAAACTAAAGCTGGAGCACGTGCAGTTCTCAGAGGAGAGGAGTGGGTTACATGTGCAGAACCAAAAACTGGCCGAAGAAGCTTCTTATGCAAAGGAACTGGcatctgctgctgctgttgaATTGAAGAATTTGGCTGGTGAAGTGACAAAGCTCTCATTGCAGAATGCAAAACTAGAAAAAGAGTTGTTGGCTGCCCGGGAGTTAGTCAATTCTAAAAGTTCTTCCTTGCAACCTGTTAATGGCATTAATCGGAAGTACAATGATAGACCAAGAGGTGGGAGGAAAGGGAGGCTATCTGGTGGTGCTGATAACTTTGAGGCATGGAATCTTGATTCGGATGATTTAAGGATGGAACTCCAAGCAAGGAAACAGCGAGAGGCAGCTCTTGAGACTGCCCTTGCTGAAAAGGAATTTACAGAAGAGGAGTACAGGAAAAAGGTTGAAGATGCAAAGAAAAGGGAGGACGCTCTAGAAAATGATTTAGCAAACATGTGGGTGTTGGTCgcaaaattaaagaaagagggCGGGTCTATCCCTGAGACACACACAGAAGAAAGGCATAATGATGTGATAGAAAATAGTAATGGTCTAAAAGCAACTGTGAATGAGATTGCCACCATAGAGAGACAAGTTTTGGATGCTTCAAAATCCGCTGATGATGAAAGTCCTAAGGAAGAACCTCTTGTTCTTCGCCTTAAGGTAACCTGAGAATCTGCATTCTCTTTTGAAATAAATGTTCTAGGATTGTTTCAGTATTCCTCTATGATTTGGATTGGGGACATTAAAAGGCTATCGGTTCTGTTTTAAGGTTCCTTTAGTTTTGTAAAACCAACAAGTCAAAAGCACAGTTATGTTTGAATGGCGCTGAGGACATGAAAAAGAAGAGTCAATTGGTACTTTAATTTTAGGGCGTTGCTTTCTTAGGTCATAGGTTTGGTTTGGAAACATTTTTGCATAGAGATTGTGTCCTTCTTGGCTCAATCCAAATGGTTCTGTTTCATATGCTTGGCTGTACTATGTATGTACAGATCTTTCGATGAATTCACGATGTTATCATATGCTTATTAGTATGAGGGGTCAAccatttttttgttcttgtgaAAAGCATGCGGATGCTTAAGTTAAAGACATAAGCATTAATGAATTATCGTCAAGTTGTGTGGTTTGAAGTAGAGGAATCCTTTTGTAATCCTAAAAATGTTATAATTGGAGGCCATTTATAATATACCCCACTTTTATGTTTTCAGGCTCGAATGCAAGAGATGAAGGAGAAAGAGCTCAAACACCAGGGAAATGGAGATGCCAATTCCCATTTGTGTAAAGTATGTTTTGAATCACCAACAGCAGCAATTCTTCTCCCTTGCCGGCATTTTTGTTGTAAGTCATTCTGAAGTTTTGTGTAACAAAAGTTTCAATTCAACCCTAGTTACTCAATCATTTCTAATAGTAACTCTGGTGTACCTTTTGCAGTGTGTAAGTCTTGTTCACTTGCATGTTCTGAGTGCCCAATTTGTCGTACAAAGATTTCAGATAGGCTTTTTGCATTTACTTCGTGACAGTCTATTATTCCCGGAAATGAAGGTAATGCAAGTTTCTCATTCTTTGATCAATTCGTTGCTTGGATCACTTCGATCAATTTGCAGTATTGGATGTGTGATCTATTCATATTTTAGCGAGGGCGACTCTCAATTTGCTTTCCTGCGTTTCTATTTTGCAGGGCTTTTATGAACATTCTTTTTTATGTGAAATAGTGGGTGAGATTCTTTAATTAGTTTGGGTGTATGTAAGTAACTGTGTAAAAGAGTGGGTGTATGTAAAAGAGTATATCGGTATGTTGTTTGTGTCGCTCTCCATTTGGGTCCTGTGAAATAACAAGGGACAAAGATggggaagaaagaaatgagCACATTTGGGAGTTTGAGATGCAGAAGGGATgatgttgctttgtttttttaAGTATGCAGCAAAATGTTGTGATTGAGGGGTCCTGTCCTATATAAAACATTTCTTTGCCGTGTATAGAAAACAAAGTACGCTTAAGAAGCATTATTCTTCCACCTGTTCAGGtgttttcttcattatttcactGTTTATTTTCTTCTGAATTTTGGACACGCAACACTTCCTAGCatttcttttcccttttgcCGCCACGGTGGTGTTCCAAGCCGTTAATACAAGCCCAAGTGGAGATACTTTGACACATGGTCTTGTACTAGTGGTTCGGTATGCCACGGTGACCGTGAACTTGAGTCCATGTGAGTAAATTTTAGTTGTCCCTAAGAAAGGGCGGCATGGTTGGTGACTGCTGCTAACAAAATTGGTATTACGTTTAATTCTCTGGACACATTTAGTTGGCTTTCTAAGACAATGATGTAGTGTGGATGCAAATATCACATAGGTTGAGAACGGAATTGATAATcacgtcttttttttttttgtcttttttctcTTACACTCTTAATTTATGGATatcaaaattgaataaaatgaaCGGAAATAATGGACAATGTTTTATAAGAGTGGAGAGGGAGAAAACAAATAGGGGTTCATATAGGGTCTTTTGTGTAATCTGCGCCAATCCCTGTGAAAGCACAAGCATCATTGTTTGATTCAAGAAAGAATAAGTTTTGTATTGCTTATGTATTGAACGATGCACATGAGGTTAGTGCGAACGGTGATTATCATTTTCCATGGGTTATTATTAGCTGGTGAACTATTTTTTAGATATGTAATGGTGGATGTTTTCGCCGACAGGGTCTCCTTCTTCAATCTATTGCATTTTGAGTCGAAATTCTTGTCACTCTCTAATCTAGCCTAATATAGTAACCCCGCTTGTAATTTTTGACAAACGAGAACATTAGTAGATTAAATTCTTAAACAATAGCTTAATATAGTAATGCTGCttgtaattaaaattaatttttaaatacgcAATCAATTTCTCACACCTCAAAGATGGAGTACTTGCATGCATGATTCTCTCCAGCACATCATTTTTTTATGAGTGAGTGTATTTATTGTCTTTTGATGTTTAGGAGAGCAATGCTCGCACTTTCATAGTTTGGGTATAATATCCCGTACTCATGATCCAATATCATGTATAGTACTTTCATGCATGATTCTCTCCAGCACATCATTTTTATGAGCGAGCGAGCGTATTTATTGTCTTTTGATGTGGAGAGCAAAGCTCATACTTTCATAGTTCAGGTATAATATCTCGTGCTAATGATATAAGATCATGTATAAGTTTCTCTTTATGCGACGTTAATTCATTTACACATAACACAAACGGTGCCCTTTGTGTTGTGAGTTTCTGTTTCTAATTACATAAGTTGATCTCCACTAAATGACATAACAAATGTTGGTGAGATAAATGTTGAGTAGCATTAAATCTCTCCCATCCTGAGAGTCTCTCCTTGCCTAGTTAGGGTTTCTACCAGTTTGTCTGGTTTTCATCCTGTTTGTCGTCTTTTGTCCCCAACATAATTGGTTCTCTCCCATCCACTAGTTGTATGAGATATTTTGCCTTAGTCCCAACCTTCCACCCATCACATCAAATAAGTTTTCCCAGTATTCATTATGGCCACCTATTGCTTTTAATCCCATCTTGTTGCTGCCTCCTCCATCTACCAGTTCAAATCCTCCAAGATCTaccatatatttttgtttctttatcttTCTTCCTTTTGGGTCTTTTTCTATGTTTCTACTTCATGTCTAAGTTTAAATCTGAAATTCCATGggatatttttctctttttgggGTTTGACCTCCTGTTCCCAACACCACAATCCCTGGACACGTACTCCATGGAGAATTTAATCCCCTTTATGTCAATGTTTCCTATAGTATCCAGTTTGCAGCCCTAGCTGGCGGCTTTGCTACCTATGTTAGGGAACAGCCCTTTATTCCCACTTCCGACTCTGTCATTTTCAACATGTTCACATCTCAACCTTCCCTAattaaaccctacatcccttatcagttttcttatttttttaatcccaAGTTGCAAAAATGGAGGAAAGTCCCACTCAAACCAACAACTTTCTAGTTAATCTAGATAGAACTCTTGAACATCCCATCATCAATACTGGTACCCCCGGAGTACTACTATCTGTTTAATCAACTGTTTCTAGGCCCCCTATGGATACTTCAAAGTTTCTTCTTATATCGATACTGCCTTCACCATCACTGCTCCCTCGGAATCTGCAGCAAACAGGATCATCGATAACGGTCTGTGGAATATTGCTGAAGACTATCTGGCTATCTATAGGTAGTCATATCACCTCACTTTTGAGGAAATCCCTGCTCACTGGATTTACTATTCGGTTTAAATGCATGGGGGTGCCTTTAGAAGACTTTTCTATTCAAAATGCTCGTAAGTATGGGAACCCCTTTGGCGAAGTTATTGCTATTGACGACTCCTTAGCTTGTCCGGAGGGAGTTCGTGATTTCCTTCGTGTTCATCTTAAAGTTGATGCCAGAAAACCATGATCTAATGGATTTTGGTTCCAGCCCTATGACAGGGGAAGAACTAGGGTGGTGTTCAAATATGAACGACTGtccaatttttgttttagaTGTGGAAAACTAGGCCATTTTGACAAATATTGTGAGCATGATGCGCCAAATGTGTGCAAGACTGTCCATACTCTTTAGCCATGATTGGGGAACAAGTCTATCCGCCCTATATTACCTTGCTTCTCGCTCTAACAATAGTTCTAATGGAAGGAAGAGATGGAATTCCCCATCCCCTAAGGATTCTTAAAGCCTTCCTTGGGTTCTTGGTACCCCTCTACCAAAACCGTCAGCGCAGGGAAGGGGTAGGGGGTGCCTTAGCCACGGTGATCTCTACCAGGATGCACGGAATA
This genomic stretch from Pyrus communis chromosome 2, drPyrComm1.1, whole genome shotgun sequence harbors:
- the LOC137725551 gene encoding kinesin-like protein KIN-7D, mitochondrial, with translation MASSSRARSSSPFSYRKPSSPYSSTSSSAALINGRMIPRSCSTSASSFYNSGGGLGSRSMTPGSGRSDSMQYASGGYSARSPVGFASEELLAEMLEAPKGGDSISVTIRFRPLSEREFQRGDEVTWYADGDKIVRNEYNPATAYAFDRVFGQHANSQEVYEVAAKPVVKAAMEGVNGTVFAYGVTSSGKTHTMHGDQNAPGVIPLAIKDVFSIIQDTPGREFLLRVSYLEIYNEVINDLLDPTGQNLRVREDSQGTYVEGIKEEVVLSPGHALSFIAAGEEHRHVGSNNFNLFSSRSHTIFTLMIESSAHGDEYDGVIFSQLNLIDLAGSESSKTETTGLRRKEGSYINKSLLTLGTVIGKLSEGKASHVPYRDSKLTRLLQSSLSGHGHVSLICTVTPASSSMEETHNTLKFASRAKRVEIYASRNKIIDEKSLIKKYQREISVLKTELDQLRQGMLVGISHEEIVSLKQKLEEGQFKMQSRLEEEEEVKAALMSRIQRLTKLILVSSKNTIPGLSDIPSHQRGFSVGEDEKMEVMRDGPLLLEGENQKESPSSASAVPSDMAYDFRHKRSLSRWNEELPPAGSTITDSTQAGELISGSGVPMGGMTMSDHMDLLVEQVKMLAGEIALGTSSLKRLVEQSVDDPESSKTQIENLECDIHEKRRQMRVLEQCINESGEASIANASMVEMQQTVKRLTTQCNEKGFELEIKSADNRILQEQLQNKCAENMELQEKVDQLEQRLASVSGERSSLSSEQCVSEEYVEELQKKIQSQGIENEKLKLEHVQFSEERSGLHVQNQKLAEEASYAKELASAAAVELKNLAGEVTKLSLQNAKLEKELLAARELVNSKSSSLQPVNGINRKYNDRPRGGRKGRLSGGADNFEAWNLDSDDLRMELQARKQREAALETALAEKEFTEEEYRKKVEDAKKREDALENDLANMWVLVAKLKKEGGSIPETHTEERHNDVIENSNGLKATVNEIATIERQVLDASKSADDESPKEEPLVLRLKARMQEMKEKELKHQGNGDANSHLCKVCFESPTAAILLPCRHFCLCKSCSLACSECPICRTKISDRLFAFTS